From the genome of Pelmatolapia mariae isolate MD_Pm_ZW linkage group LG12, Pm_UMD_F_2, whole genome shotgun sequence, one region includes:
- the LOC134639057 gene encoding arrestin domain-containing protein 3-like isoform X2, translating into MFEQTIRNFKINFIRHDGRNSFSSGDQIIGHISFDLTKETKITSITMRLKGNANVHWTAGGGGGTRKHYSARLDFFDLKGVILQEDRATRGTKLQLGTHVYPFTCPLPLGNFPSSFHGVHGKIVYTLTVGINRPWHMSKDFVTELNFVNHTDTNQPGLNAPLSGSNSVTPCSLWCNSSPVTLTVSVAKKAFTPGETVKIFCEFSNPSSKTATPKVKLQQKQTFYTHSKRNRKMAIKNLAYVSGEPVGAQVSYVGTEIMLAIPSSASLTISECSILVVDYIIEVKLHVGALDEVVVLFPIILCDTPVQSYPPV; encoded by the exons ATGTTCGAGCAGACGATCCGAAATTTCAAAATCAATTTTATCAGGCACGATGGACGAAATAGTTTTTCCAGTGGCGACCAAATCATAGGACACATCTCTTTTGATCTGACAAAGGAAACAAAGATCACTTCAATAACAATGAGGCTGAAGGGAAACGCGAATGTGCACTGGACCGccggaggaggtggaggaacgaGGAAACATTACTCTGCAAGGCTGGACTTCTTCGACTTAAAAGGAGTTATTTTGCAAGAAGACAGGG CTACTCGTGGGACAAAACTTCAACTCGGGACGCATGTGTATCCGTTCACATGTCCGCTCCCACTAGG AAACTTCCCATCGTCCTTTCATGGGGTTCACGGAAAAATAGTGTATACCTTGACAGTGGGCATTAATAGACCGTGGCATATGTCCAAGGACTTTGTGACAGAGCTTAACTTTGTAAACCACACTGATACCAACCAGCCAGGGTTGAAT GCGCCACTCTCAGGTTCAAACAGCGTGACACCGTGTAGCTTGTGGTGTAACTCCAGTCCCGTCACTCTGACAGTCAGTGTAGCGAAGAAAGCTTTCACCCCTG GCGAAACAGTGAAAATATTTTGTGAATTTAGTAACCCTTCATCTAAAACAGCTACTCCGAAGGTGAAGCTGCAACAGAAACAGACTTTCTACACCCACAGTAAGCGCAACAGGAAGATGGCTATCAAAAATTTGGCGTATGTGTCAGGGGAACCTGTTGGTGCTCAGGTTTCTTATGTAGGCACTGAGATCATGCTCGCTATTCCCTCGTCTGCATCTTTAACCATCTCAGAGTGCAGCATCCTGGTTGTTGATTACATTATTGAG GTTAAACTCCACGTAGGAGCATTGGATGAGGTCGTTGTGCTGTTTCCAATCATCCTGTGTGATACCCCCGTGCAAAGTTATCCCCCAGTATGA
- the LOC134639057 gene encoding arrestin domain-containing protein 3-like isoform X1, giving the protein MFEQTIRNFKINFIRHDGRNSFSSGDQIIGHISFDLTKETKITSITMRLKGNANVHWTAGGGGGTRKHYSARLDFFDLKGVILQEDRGMLLLVLFGRSDTWQTNSHCLCPFIIATRGTKLQLGTHVYPFTCPLPLGNFPSSFHGVHGKIVYTLTVGINRPWHMSKDFVTELNFVNHTDTNQPGLNAPLSGSNSVTPCSLWCNSSPVTLTVSVAKKAFTPGETVKIFCEFSNPSSKTATPKVKLQQKQTFYTHSKRNRKMAIKNLAYVSGEPVGAQVSYVGTEIMLAIPSSASLTISECSILVVDYIIEVKLHVGALDEVVVLFPIILCDTPVQSYPPV; this is encoded by the exons ATGTTCGAGCAGACGATCCGAAATTTCAAAATCAATTTTATCAGGCACGATGGACGAAATAGTTTTTCCAGTGGCGACCAAATCATAGGACACATCTCTTTTGATCTGACAAAGGAAACAAAGATCACTTCAATAACAATGAGGCTGAAGGGAAACGCGAATGTGCACTGGACCGccggaggaggtggaggaacgaGGAAACATTACTCTGCAAGGCTGGACTTCTTCGACTTAAAAGGAGTTATTTTGCAAGAAGACAGGGGTATGCTGTTACTGGTGCTGTTTGGACGCAGTGATACATGGCAAACAAACAGTCACTGTCTTTGTCCTTTTATTATAGCTACTCGTGGGACAAAACTTCAACTCGGGACGCATGTGTATCCGTTCACATGTCCGCTCCCACTAGG AAACTTCCCATCGTCCTTTCATGGGGTTCACGGAAAAATAGTGTATACCTTGACAGTGGGCATTAATAGACCGTGGCATATGTCCAAGGACTTTGTGACAGAGCTTAACTTTGTAAACCACACTGATACCAACCAGCCAGGGTTGAAT GCGCCACTCTCAGGTTCAAACAGCGTGACACCGTGTAGCTTGTGGTGTAACTCCAGTCCCGTCACTCTGACAGTCAGTGTAGCGAAGAAAGCTTTCACCCCTG GCGAAACAGTGAAAATATTTTGTGAATTTAGTAACCCTTCATCTAAAACAGCTACTCCGAAGGTGAAGCTGCAACAGAAACAGACTTTCTACACCCACAGTAAGCGCAACAGGAAGATGGCTATCAAAAATTTGGCGTATGTGTCAGGGGAACCTGTTGGTGCTCAGGTTTCTTATGTAGGCACTGAGATCATGCTCGCTATTCCCTCGTCTGCATCTTTAACCATCTCAGAGTGCAGCATCCTGGTTGTTGATTACATTATTGAG GTTAAACTCCACGTAGGAGCATTGGATGAGGTCGTTGTGCTGTTTCCAATCATCCTGTGTGATACCCCCGTGCAAAGTTATCCCCCAGTATGA